One Kineococcus radiotolerans SRS30216 = ATCC BAA-149 DNA window includes the following coding sequences:
- a CDS encoding zinc-dependent alcohol dehydrogenase encodes MRALTWQGKRSVSVQDVPDPRIVDPTDAVVRITSTAICGSDLHLYEVLGPYMSKGDVLGHEPMGVVEAVGPAVANLQVGDRVVIPFNISCGHCFMCTRGLQSQCETTQVHEQGSGAALFGFSSLYGSVPGGQAEYLRVPHADYGPVKVGREGDGGLPDDRYLFLSDIVPTAWQGVQYADVPDGGTLAVLGLGPVGQFAARIGRHLGYEVIGVDPVAERRQMAQRHGVTAIDLTDGDADVVTQLRERTDGRGPDAVLDAVGMEAHGGAEGAVAKAAQTAVGLLPDALAQKVTETAGVDRLWAVRSAVEAVRRGGTVSLSGVYGGEADPLPMKTMFDKQLQFRMGQCNVRRWIDDLLPLVEDPADPLGVEDLTTHRVSLEDAPDAYEMFQEKRDGCIKVVITP; translated from the coding sequence GTGAGAGCACTGACGTGGCAGGGCAAGCGATCGGTCAGCGTGCAGGACGTCCCCGACCCGCGGATCGTCGACCCGACGGACGCGGTCGTGCGGATCACCTCCACCGCGATCTGCGGTTCGGACCTGCACCTCTACGAGGTGCTGGGCCCGTACATGAGCAAGGGCGACGTGCTGGGCCACGAACCCATGGGCGTCGTCGAGGCCGTCGGTCCCGCCGTCGCGAACCTCCAGGTCGGCGACCGCGTCGTCATCCCGTTCAACATCTCCTGCGGGCACTGCTTCATGTGCACGCGCGGGCTGCAGAGCCAGTGCGAGACCACCCAGGTCCACGAGCAGGGTTCCGGCGCGGCGCTCTTCGGGTTTTCCTCCCTCTACGGCTCGGTGCCCGGCGGGCAGGCGGAGTACCTGCGCGTCCCGCACGCCGACTACGGCCCGGTGAAGGTCGGCCGCGAGGGCGACGGGGGCCTGCCCGACGACCGGTACCTGTTCCTCTCCGACATCGTCCCCACCGCCTGGCAGGGCGTGCAGTACGCCGACGTCCCCGACGGCGGCACCCTCGCCGTCCTCGGCCTGGGCCCCGTGGGCCAGTTCGCCGCCCGCATCGGGCGCCACCTCGGCTACGAGGTCATCGGCGTGGACCCCGTCGCCGAGCGCCGGCAGATGGCCCAGCGCCACGGGGTGACCGCGATCGACCTCACCGACGGCGACGCCGACGTCGTCACCCAACTGCGCGAGCGCACCGACGGCCGCGGGCCGGACGCCGTCCTCGACGCCGTCGGGATGGAGGCCCACGGCGGCGCCGAGGGCGCCGTCGCGAAGGCCGCGCAGACCGCGGTGGGGCTGCTGCCGGACGCGCTGGCGCAGAAGGTCACCGAGACCGCCGGCGTCGACCGCCTGTGGGCAGTGCGCTCGGCGGTGGAGGCGGTCCGCCGCGGCGGGACGGTCTCGCTCTCCGGGGTGTACGGCGGGGAGGCGGACCCGCTGCCGATGAAGACGATGTTCGACAAGCAGCTGCAGTTCCGCATGGGGCAGTGCAACGTGCGGCGCTGGATCGACGACCTGCTGCCGCTGGTGGAGGACCCCGCCGACCCCCTCGGCGTGGAGGACCTCACCACCCACCGGGTGTCCCTGGAGGACGCCCCGGACGCCTACGAGATGTTCCAGGAGAAGCGGGACGGGTGCATCAAGGTCGTCATCACCCCCTGA
- a CDS encoding FUSC family protein: MRLLRHPRAGLAVRTALAATLAWQLALWLPGETAATYPYFAPLGAVVGSWSTVRSSVRNSASSLAGIILGALLALTAAEVLGRGFLVVPVVVFLATLLAGWRVLGEQRTWVLTVSLFVLTAAAAHPVRYAAAYCGLTLLGGVVAIAVNALFPRVPLAESEQALQQLSSTLADQLDDLAEGLRRDEPPGVEEWRDRVHSLAPVREALRARRLETEESLLGNVRRRRVLEPVRRQHVRGVSLANLSARVEELSELLVEVQTRSDRAVSLPVDLRWPTAAVLTSLSALLRADAADEQAFRDHRDALRQEVQRLSAAQAAAAYPDAMAQQTAGAVVTTLRRCLGSLGPDTGDDGEAVAPTPWRQPDPELPHRGPGRRRRIRLPSRPRR, translated from the coding sequence ATGCGCCTGCTGCGCCACCCGCGGGCCGGACTGGCGGTCCGGACCGCGCTCGCCGCGACCCTCGCCTGGCAGCTGGCCCTGTGGCTGCCGGGCGAGACGGCGGCGACCTACCCGTACTTCGCGCCGCTGGGCGCCGTCGTCGGGTCGTGGTCGACGGTGCGCAGCTCGGTGCGGAACTCCGCCTCCTCGCTGGCCGGGATCATCCTGGGCGCGCTCCTGGCCCTGACCGCCGCCGAGGTGCTGGGGCGGGGGTTCCTCGTGGTGCCGGTGGTGGTGTTCCTCGCGACCCTGCTCGCCGGGTGGCGGGTGCTGGGCGAGCAGCGCACGTGGGTCCTGACCGTCTCGCTGTTCGTCCTCACCGCGGCCGCGGCGCACCCCGTCCGCTACGCCGCGGCGTACTGCGGTCTGACCCTGCTCGGCGGGGTCGTGGCGATCGCGGTGAACGCGCTGTTCCCGCGCGTCCCGCTCGCGGAGTCCGAGCAGGCGCTGCAGCAGCTCTCCAGCACCCTCGCCGACCAGCTCGACGACCTCGCGGAGGGGCTGCGGCGCGACGAGCCCCCGGGCGTGGAGGAGTGGCGCGACCGGGTCCACTCCCTGGCCCCCGTGCGGGAGGCGCTGCGCGCCCGCCGGCTGGAGACCGAGGAGTCGTTGCTGGGCAACGTGCGCCGGCGCCGGGTGCTCGAACCCGTCCGCCGCCAGCACGTCCGGGGGGTGTCCCTGGCGAACCTGTCGGCGCGGGTGGAGGAGCTGTCCGAGCTGCTGGTGGAGGTGCAGACCCGTTCCGACCGGGCGGTGTCCCTGCCGGTGGACCTGCGCTGGCCCACCGCGGCCGTGCTGACCTCCCTGTCCGCCCTGCTGCGCGCCGACGCCGCCGACGAGCAGGCGTTCCGCGACCACCGCGACGCCCTGCGGCAGGAGGTGCAGCGGCTCTCCGCCGCCCAGGCCGCGGCCGCCTACCCCGACGCCATGGCCCAGCAGACCGCGGGAGCCGTGGTGACGACCCTGCGACGGTGCCTGGGGTCGCTGGGGCCGGACACCGGCGACGACGGCGAGGCCGTCGCCCCCACCCCGTGGCGCCAGCCGGACCCGGAGCTCCCCCACCGGGGTCCCGGCCGGCGCCGGCGGATCCGTCTGCCCTCCCGCCCCCGGCGCTGA
- a CDS encoding glycoside hydrolase family 43 protein, whose amino-acid sequence MSGDFGYLFVHHVEDPDGHGEQVFFSLSEGDDPLSWRRLNGGRPVLEPSLGTGGVRDPFVVRGDGEFFVLATDLRIYGGDRAPDAAGWDAWTRHGARAVVVWRSTDLLTWSAPWLLEVAPPEAGMAWAPEATFDPGTGEFTLVWSSTLFDPADPGRTGDSHSRVLTARTRDFRRVTDVEVLIDRGVAVIDTTVHRVGDAVLRVSKDDSRRPDSLRLFAEVDRGDGFRVVAERIADDLFPDVEAPVVVHDERRDRWYLLVDQFSVRPQGYLALTADDPLSGDWRPVPAGEFSLPANTKHGGILPLRAGEWRALAAAFGG is encoded by the coding sequence GTGAGCGGCGACTTCGGCTACCTGTTCGTCCACCACGTCGAGGACCCCGACGGGCACGGCGAGCAGGTGTTCTTCTCCCTGAGCGAGGGTGACGACCCGCTCTCCTGGCGACGGCTCAACGGCGGCCGGCCCGTGCTGGAACCAAGCCTCGGCACCGGCGGGGTGCGCGACCCGTTCGTCGTGCGCGGGGACGGGGAGTTCTTCGTCCTCGCCACCGACCTGCGCATCTACGGCGGCGACCGCGCCCCCGACGCGGCCGGCTGGGACGCCTGGACCCGCCACGGCGCGCGCGCCGTCGTCGTGTGGCGCTCGACCGACCTGCTCACGTGGTCCGCGCCCTGGCTGCTGGAGGTCGCCCCGCCGGAGGCGGGCATGGCGTGGGCCCCGGAGGCGACGTTCGACCCGGGCACCGGTGAGTTCACCCTGGTGTGGTCCTCGACGCTCTTCGACCCCGCGGACCCCGGGCGCACCGGCGACAGCCACAGCCGTGTCCTCACCGCCCGCACCCGCGACTTCCGCCGCGTCACCGACGTCGAGGTGCTGATCGACCGCGGCGTCGCGGTCATCGACACCACCGTCCACCGCGTCGGTGACGCCGTGCTGCGGGTCTCCAAGGACGACTCGCGCCGGCCGGACTCGCTGAGGCTGTTCGCCGAGGTCGACCGCGGCGACGGTTTCCGGGTCGTGGCCGAACGCATCGCCGACGACCTGTTCCCCGACGTCGAGGCCCCCGTCGTGGTCCACGACGAGCGCCGCGACCGGTGGTACCTCCTCGTCGACCAGTTCTCCGTGCGCCCGCAGGGCTACCTCGCGCTGACCGCCGACGACCCGCTCTCCGGGGACTGGCGCCCGGTGCCGGCGGGGGAGTTCTCCCTCCCCGCGAACACCAAGCACGGCGGGATCCTGCCGCTGCGGGCGGGGGAGTGGCGGGCGCTCGCGGCGGCGTTCGGCGGCTGA
- a CDS encoding manganese catalase family protein — MYRHTRELQFTAKPEKPDALFAAKFQELVGGQFGEMTVMMQYLFQGWNCRVPGKYKDMIMDIGTEEISHVEMLTVMQARLLEGAPGETTAKAVAANPALAAVLGGQNPQHAIVSGGGARPTDSLGNPWNAGYIVASGNLLTDFRSNVSAEAQSRLMTSRIANMTDDRGVKDMLAFNLARDTYHQQQWLLGIQMLIDDGFIETQIEQSNGDWENKDAAHVFYTGTDGSRAGEGLWATANSLVDGEPFRAEELRPLTDDQGILPAPDPLQYVTYDGNQGPGKPGNAVGGVAQQAENVVTKVKDAITGDKH, encoded by the coding sequence GTGTACCGACACACCCGTGAGCTGCAGTTCACCGCCAAGCCCGAGAAGCCCGACGCGCTGTTCGCCGCCAAGTTCCAGGAACTCGTCGGCGGCCAGTTCGGCGAGATGACCGTGATGATGCAGTACCTGTTCCAGGGCTGGAACTGCCGCGTCCCCGGCAAGTACAAGGACATGATCATGGACATCGGGACGGAGGAGATCAGCCACGTCGAGATGCTCACCGTCATGCAGGCCCGTCTCCTCGAGGGCGCTCCCGGTGAGACGACGGCCAAGGCCGTCGCCGCCAACCCCGCCCTGGCCGCCGTCCTCGGCGGGCAGAACCCCCAGCACGCCATCGTCTCCGGCGGCGGCGCGCGCCCCACGGACTCCCTGGGCAACCCCTGGAACGCCGGGTACATCGTCGCCAGCGGCAACCTGCTCACCGACTTCCGCTCCAACGTCTCCGCCGAGGCGCAGAGCCGGTTGATGACCAGCCGCATCGCGAACATGACCGACGACCGCGGGGTCAAGGACATGCTGGCCTTCAACCTGGCCCGTGACACCTACCACCAGCAGCAGTGGCTCCTGGGCATCCAGATGCTCATCGACGACGGGTTCATCGAGACCCAGATCGAGCAGTCCAACGGCGACTGGGAGAACAAGGACGCGGCGCACGTGTTCTACACCGGCACCGACGGCAGCCGCGCCGGCGAGGGCCTGTGGGCCACGGCGAACAGCCTCGTCGACGGGGAGCCGTTCCGCGCCGAGGAGCTGCGGCCGCTCACCGACGACCAGGGCATCCTCCCGGCACCGGACCCGCTGCAGTACGTCACCTACGACGGCAACCAGGGCCCCGGCAAGCCCGGCAACGCGGTCGGCGGCGTGGCGCAGCAGGCGGAGAACGTCGTGACCAAGGTCAAGGACGCCATCACCGGCGACAAGCACTGA
- a CDS encoding OsmC family protein, producing MATDLYTADVTATDGSVRSESGALQLDVHEATAGGSGTNPEELMAAALGACLLESLRIATSSAGGSAEGAQVRTRVTLTQADGPGYSARYELAVTLPDAGAEPGDVLQQALSLCPFTKTLDASSLDVQLA from the coding sequence ATGGCCACAGACCTCTACACCGCCGACGTGACCGCCACCGACGGCAGCGTGCGCTCCGAGAGCGGCGCGCTGCAGCTCGACGTCCACGAGGCCACCGCCGGGGGCTCCGGGACGAACCCCGAGGAGCTCATGGCCGCCGCCCTGGGCGCGTGCCTCCTGGAGTCGCTGAGGATCGCCACCTCCAGCGCCGGCGGCAGCGCCGAGGGCGCGCAGGTCCGCACCCGGGTGACGCTGACCCAGGCCGACGGCCCCGGCTACTCCGCCCGGTACGAGCTCGCCGTGACCCTGCCCGACGCGGGCGCGGAGCCCGGCGACGTCCTGCAGCAGGCGCTGTCGCTCTGCCCGTTCACCAAGACCCTCGACGCGAGCAGCCTGGACGTCCAGCTCGCCTGA
- a CDS encoding phage holin family protein, protein MSGATAAPPPGGRGGAQDERSLGEIVGSITGEFSTLVRQEIALAKAEATQDAKTAGKGVGLLAGAGVAGHLFLIALSALIVIALGGVIGYGWSALIVTVVWAIIAAVLATRGKKELTKIPPPLEQTQQSLKEDAQWLKNRNS, encoded by the coding sequence GTGAGCGGCGCGACCGCCGCGCCGCCCCCCGGGGGACGCGGCGGGGCCCAGGACGAGCGCTCCCTCGGCGAGATCGTCGGCAGCATCACCGGCGAGTTCTCCACCCTGGTCCGCCAGGAGATCGCCCTCGCCAAGGCCGAGGCCACCCAGGACGCCAAGACCGCGGGCAAGGGCGTCGGCCTGCTGGCCGGGGCCGGTGTCGCGGGGCACCTGTTCCTCATCGCGCTGTCGGCCCTGATCGTCATCGCCCTGGGCGGGGTGATCGGCTACGGCTGGTCCGCGCTCATCGTGACCGTCGTCTGGGCGATCATCGCCGCCGTCCTGGCGACCCGCGGCAAGAAGGAACTCACGAAGATCCCCCCGCCCCTGGAACAGACCCAGCAGAGCCTGAAGGAGGACGCGCAGTGGCTGAAGAACCGCAACAGCTGA
- a CDS encoding DUF3618 domain-containing protein has product MAEEPQQLKQDIEGTRSQLTTDLDALTEKLNPSNVAHRQVDKAKASVAGVKDRIMGSAHDAADSVRGTTGSLTDSVHGTTGSVTDSVRGAADSVRGAAGSGRDAVAGSPAAVKQRTRGNPLAAGLIALGAGWLLSSLIPASSKETEATGALVEKAKTAGQPLLDEAKSVASDIGASLGEHAKDAAASVKETAQEAASTVQEDARGAADTVRQDAQGAAGTVKQDAQGAAGTVKQDAQGAAGAVKEHGQSAAADVKGTATR; this is encoded by the coding sequence GTGGCTGAAGAACCGCAACAGCTGAAGCAGGACATCGAGGGGACGCGCAGCCAGCTGACCACCGACCTGGACGCGCTGACCGAGAAGCTGAACCCGTCGAACGTGGCCCACCGCCAGGTCGACAAGGCCAAGGCCAGCGTCGCCGGGGTGAAGGACCGCATCATGGGCTCCGCCCACGACGCCGCCGACTCCGTGCGCGGCACGACGGGTTCCCTCACCGACTCCGTGCACGGCACGACGGGTTCGGTCACCGACTCCGTGCGCGGCGCTGCCGACTCCGTGCGCGGCGCTGCCGGCTCCGGCCGCGACGCCGTCGCGGGCAGCCCGGCCGCGGTCAAGCAGCGCACCCGGGGCAACCCGCTGGCCGCGGGCCTCATCGCCCTCGGCGCTGGCTGGCTGCTGTCCTCGCTGATCCCGGCCTCCTCCAAGGAGACCGAGGCCACCGGCGCCCTCGTCGAGAAGGCGAAGACCGCCGGTCAGCCGCTGCTGGACGAGGCCAAGAGCGTCGCCTCCGACATCGGCGCCTCGCTGGGCGAGCACGCCAAGGACGCGGCCGCCTCCGTCAAGGAGACCGCGCAGGAAGCGGCGAGCACGGTCCAGGAGGACGCCCGCGGGGCGGCCGACACCGTGCGCCAGGACGCGCAGGGCGCTGCGGGCACGGTCAAGCAGGACGCCCAGGGCGCTGCGGGCACCGTGAAGCAGGACGCCCAGGGTGCGGCCGGGGCCGTCAAGGAGCACGGGCAGAGCGCCGCCGCGGACGTCAAGGGCACCGCGACCCGCTGA
- a CDS encoding ABC transporter substrate-binding protein, with amino-acid sequence MHRRSLLAALASTGALASLTACGGDDDSAGSGTTPSAGTPATGDGTFPVTVEHKLGSTTIESAPTRVVTVGYNEEDFVLALGVTPVGARTPLGSYDASQRPWAVDLLPAGGIPSVGQAELNFETIASLQPDLIVGAYAYLTQADYDKLTAIAPTIGDVIPAGEGADSTAAASWQEELAVIGRALGKSDEATSLTGDVESDFQDAVDAHPEFAGKTVSVVLYNQGYYQLDSADPRGDFFLQFGFEENPVASADGSLSEEQVVALDTDVLVVLGQSAQEFAANPVAAGLAVVTEGRTVYVPTFSSDFAGALGNSSPLSLPFAVEQAVPALAAAADGSASTVPGTL; translated from the coding sequence GTGCATCGCCGATCCCTCCTCGCCGCGCTGGCCTCGACCGGCGCCCTCGCCTCCCTGACCGCGTGCGGGGGTGACGACGACTCCGCCGGCTCGGGGACCACCCCCTCCGCCGGCACCCCCGCGACCGGGGACGGGACCTTCCCCGTCACCGTCGAGCACAAGCTCGGCTCCACCACGATCGAGTCGGCCCCCACCCGGGTCGTGACCGTGGGGTACAACGAGGAGGACTTCGTCCTCGCCCTCGGCGTCACCCCGGTGGGAGCGCGCACCCCCCTGGGCAGCTACGACGCCAGCCAGCGCCCCTGGGCCGTGGACCTGCTGCCCGCCGGCGGCATCCCCTCGGTCGGCCAGGCCGAGCTGAACTTCGAGACCATCGCCTCGCTCCAGCCCGACCTCATCGTCGGCGCCTACGCGTACCTCACGCAGGCCGACTACGACAAGCTCACGGCCATCGCCCCCACCATCGGTGACGTCATCCCCGCGGGGGAGGGGGCGGACTCCACGGCCGCCGCGAGCTGGCAGGAGGAGCTCGCGGTCATCGGCCGGGCCCTGGGGAAGTCCGACGAGGCCACCTCCCTCACCGGCGACGTCGAGAGCGACTTCCAGGACGCCGTCGACGCCCACCCCGAGTTCGCGGGCAAGACGGTGAGCGTGGTGCTCTACAACCAGGGCTACTACCAGCTCGACTCCGCCGACCCGCGCGGGGACTTCTTCCTCCAGTTCGGCTTCGAGGAGAACCCGGTCGCCAGCGCGGACGGCAGCCTCAGCGAGGAGCAGGTCGTCGCCCTCGACACCGACGTCCTCGTCGTCCTGGGCCAGAGCGCCCAGGAGTTCGCCGCGAACCCCGTGGCCGCGGGTCTGGCCGTCGTCACCGAGGGGCGCACCGTCTACGTGCCGACGTTCTCCAGCGACTTCGCCGGTGCGCTGGGCAACTCGAGCCCGCTGTCCCTGCCGTTCGCCGTCGAGCAGGCCGTCCCGGCGCTGGCCGCGGCCGCCGACGGCAGCGCGAGCACGGTGCCCGGCACCCTCTGA
- the nrdF gene encoding class 1b ribonucleoside-diphosphate reductase subunit beta, which yields MEKLKLVDRVNAINWNRLQDDKDLEIWNRLTSNFWLPEKVPLSNDVQSWQNLGAQERTLTLRVFTGLTLLDTIQGTVGAVSLIPDALTPHEEAVYTNIAFMESVHARSYSSIFSTLATTREIDEAFAWSEDNEALQRKASIVLEYYHGDDPLKRKVASTLLESFLFYSGFFLPMHFSSRAQLTNTADLVRLIIRDEAVHGYYIGYKFQRGLELVDQAKRDEIKDYAFELLYELYDNECKYTADLYDGVGLTEDVKTFLHYNANKALMNLGYEGMFPSDMTKVDPSILSALSPNADENHDFFSGSGSSYVIGKAVATEDEDWEF from the coding sequence GTGGAGAAGTTGAAGCTCGTCGACCGCGTGAACGCGATCAACTGGAACCGTCTGCAGGACGACAAGGACCTGGAGATCTGGAACCGCCTCACCAGCAACTTCTGGTTGCCGGAGAAGGTGCCGTTGTCCAACGACGTGCAGTCGTGGCAGAACCTCGGCGCCCAGGAGCGCACGCTCACGCTGCGCGTGTTCACGGGGCTGACCCTGCTGGACACCATCCAGGGCACCGTCGGGGCGGTCTCGCTCATCCCGGACGCGCTGACCCCGCACGAGGAGGCCGTCTACACGAACATCGCGTTCATGGAGTCGGTCCACGCCCGCAGCTACTCCTCGATCTTCTCCACCCTGGCCACGACCCGGGAGATCGACGAGGCGTTCGCCTGGTCGGAGGACAACGAGGCGTTGCAGCGCAAGGCGTCCATCGTCCTGGAGTACTACCACGGTGACGACCCGCTGAAGCGCAAGGTCGCCTCCACGCTGCTGGAGTCGTTCCTCTTCTACTCGGGCTTCTTCCTGCCCATGCACTTCTCCTCGCGCGCGCAGCTGACCAACACCGCCGACCTCGTCCGGCTCATCATCCGCGACGAGGCCGTGCACGGCTACTACATCGGCTACAAGTTCCAGCGCGGGCTCGAGCTGGTGGACCAGGCCAAGCGCGACGAGATCAAGGACTACGCGTTCGAGCTGCTCTACGAGCTCTACGACAACGAGTGCAAGTACACCGCCGACCTCTACGACGGGGTCGGGCTCACCGAGGACGTCAAGACGTTCCTGCACTACAACGCCAACAAGGCGCTGATGAACCTCGGCTACGAGGGGATGTTCCCCTCCGACATGACGAAGGTCGACCCGTCGATCCTGTCGGCGCTGTCGCCGAACGCCGACGAGAACCACGACTTCTTCTCCGGTTCCGGCTCCAGCTACGTCATCGGCAAGGCGGTCGCCACCGAGGACGAGGACTGGGAGTTCTGA
- the nrdE gene encoding class 1b ribonucleoside-diphosphate reductase subunit alpha produces METVPAPASSPSYHTLNAMLNLWDEEGKIQFEADVEAARQYFLQHVNPRTRRFPTFEARLAHMVENGYYEQHVLDQYSPDFVRSLTDRAHAAKFRFATFLGAFKFYTSYALKSFDGTEYLEGFEDRAVMTALTLAVGDEALATAIVDEVIAGRFQPATPTFLNAGKASRGELVSCFLLRIEDDMESIGRGINSALQLSKRGGGVALLLSNIREYGAPIKRIQNQSSGVIPVMKLLEDSFSYANQLGARQGAGAVYLSAHHPDILRFLDTKRENADEKIRIKTLSLGVVVPDITFELAKNNEPMHLFSPYDVERVYGKPFGDVAVSEHYREMVADDRIRKTQIDAREFFKTLAELQFESGYPYIVFEDTVNKANPIAGRINMSNLCSEILQVNTPSTLAEDLTYSEIGKDISCNLGSLNIALAMDGGNLGQSVETAVRALTAVSVASDIQSVPSVAYGNSKSHAIGLGQMNLHGYLARERVHYGSEEGIDFTNVYFAAVLFHALRASNAIAIERGETFEGFENSKYADGTFFDKYLENDFLPATERVAGLFADAGIALPTRAEWAQLKASVVEHGIFNQNLQAVPPTGSISYINNSTSSIHPIASKIEIRKEGKLGRVYYPAPFMTNDNLEYYQDAYEIGPEKIIDTYAAATQHVDQGLSLTLFFKDTATTRDINRAQIYAWRKGIKTIYYIRIRQMALEGTEVEGCVSCML; encoded by the coding sequence CTGGAGACCGTCCCCGCGCCGGCCTCGTCGCCCAGCTACCACACGCTCAACGCGATGCTGAACCTCTGGGACGAGGAGGGGAAGATCCAGTTCGAGGCCGACGTCGAGGCCGCGCGGCAGTACTTCCTCCAGCACGTCAACCCCCGCACCCGGCGCTTCCCGACCTTCGAGGCCCGCCTGGCCCACATGGTCGAGAACGGCTACTACGAGCAGCACGTGCTCGACCAGTACTCGCCGGACTTCGTGCGCTCGCTGACCGACCGCGCCCACGCCGCGAAGTTCCGGTTCGCGACCTTCCTCGGCGCCTTCAAGTTCTACACGAGCTACGCGCTGAAGAGCTTCGACGGCACCGAGTACCTCGAGGGCTTCGAGGACCGGGCGGTCATGACCGCCCTGACCCTCGCCGTCGGGGACGAGGCCCTGGCCACCGCGATCGTGGACGAGGTGATCGCCGGGCGCTTCCAGCCCGCCACCCCCACGTTCCTCAACGCCGGCAAGGCCTCCCGCGGCGAGCTCGTCTCCTGCTTCCTGCTGCGCATCGAGGACGACATGGAGTCCATCGGGCGCGGCATCAACTCCGCCCTGCAGCTGTCCAAGCGCGGGGGCGGGGTGGCCCTGCTGCTGAGCAACATCCGCGAGTACGGCGCGCCGATCAAGCGCATCCAGAACCAGTCCTCCGGCGTCATCCCCGTGATGAAGCTGCTGGAGGACTCCTTCTCCTACGCCAACCAGCTCGGCGCGCGCCAGGGCGCGGGCGCGGTGTACCTCTCGGCCCACCACCCCGACATCCTGCGGTTCCTCGACACCAAGCGCGAGAACGCCGACGAGAAGATCCGCATCAAGACCCTCAGCCTCGGGGTCGTCGTCCCGGACATCACCTTCGAGCTCGCCAAGAACAACGAGCCGATGCACCTGTTCTCCCCCTACGACGTGGAGCGCGTGTACGGCAAGCCCTTCGGCGACGTCGCCGTCAGCGAGCACTACCGCGAGATGGTCGCCGACGACCGCATCCGCAAGACCCAGATCGACGCCCGCGAGTTCTTCAAGACCCTCGCCGAGCTGCAGTTCGAGTCCGGGTACCCCTACATCGTGTTCGAGGACACGGTGAACAAGGCCAACCCGATCGCCGGCCGCATCAACATGTCGAACCTGTGCTCGGAGATCCTGCAGGTCAACACGCCCAGCACGCTGGCCGAGGACCTCACGTACTCCGAGATCGGCAAGGACATCTCCTGCAACCTCGGCTCGCTGAACATCGCCCTGGCGATGGACGGCGGGAACCTCGGGCAGTCGGTGGAGACCGCCGTCCGCGCGCTGACCGCGGTCTCGGTCGCCAGCGACATCCAGTCCGTCCCCTCGGTCGCCTACGGCAACTCGAAGTCGCACGCCATCGGCCTGGGCCAGATGAACCTGCACGGCTACCTCGCCCGCGAGCGCGTCCACTACGGCAGCGAGGAGGGCATCGACTTCACCAACGTGTACTTCGCGGCGGTGCTGTTCCACGCCCTGCGCGCCAGCAACGCGATCGCGATCGAGCGCGGCGAGACCTTCGAGGGCTTCGAGAACTCGAAGTACGCCGACGGCACGTTCTTCGACAAGTACCTCGAGAACGACTTCCTGCCCGCCACCGAGCGCGTGGCGGGGCTCTTCGCCGACGCCGGCATCGCGCTGCCGACCCGCGCGGAGTGGGCGCAGCTGAAGGCGTCGGTGGTCGAGCACGGCATCTTCAACCAGAACCTCCAGGCCGTCCCGCCGACGGGGTCGATCAGCTACATCAACAACTCGACCTCCTCGATCCACCCGATCGCCTCCAAGATCGAGATCCGCAAGGAGGGCAAGCTCGGCCGCGTCTACTACCCGGCGCCGTTCATGACGAACGACAACCTGGAGTACTACCAGGACGCGTACGAGATCGGCCCCGAGAAGATCATCGACACCTACGCCGCGGCGACGCAGCACGTGGACCAGGGCCTGTCGCTGACCCTGTTCTTCAAGGACACCGCGACCACGCGCGACATCAACCGCGCGCAGATCTACGCGTGGCGCAAGGGCATCAAGACCATCTACTACATCCGGATCCGGCAGATGGCCCTCGAGGGCACCGAGGTCGAGGGCTGCGTCAGCTGCATGCTCTGA
- the nrdI gene encoding class Ib ribonucleoside-diphosphate reductase assembly flavoprotein NrdI produces the protein MKPGVVYFSSVSGNTHRFVGKLQLERPALRIPLRPRDEPLDVTEPYVLIVPTYGGGDGAGAVPKQVIRFLNDPAHRALIRGVIGAGNTNFGEHYAAAGDVVAAKCRVPHLYRFELFGTPDDVRRVRDGLDSL, from the coding sequence GTGAAGCCCGGCGTCGTCTACTTCTCCAGCGTCTCGGGCAACACCCACCGCTTCGTGGGCAAGCTCCAGCTGGAGCGGCCGGCCCTGCGGATCCCGCTCCGCCCGCGTGACGAGCCCCTGGACGTCACCGAGCCCTACGTCCTCATCGTCCCCACCTACGGCGGCGGCGACGGGGCGGGAGCGGTCCCCAAGCAGGTCATCCGCTTCCTCAACGACCCCGCCCACCGCGCCCTCATCCGGGGCGTCATCGGGGCGGGCAACACCAACTTCGGGGAGCACTACGCCGCGGCCGGCGACGTCGTCGCCGCCAAGTGCCGGGTGCCCCACCTGTACCGCTTCGAACTCTTCGGGACTCCCGACGACGTGCGCCGTGTGCGCGACGGATTGGACTCGCTGTGA